A single window of Zeugodacus cucurbitae isolate PBARC_wt_2022May chromosome X, idZeuCucr1.2, whole genome shotgun sequence DNA harbors:
- the LOC105220307 gene encoding uncharacterized protein LOC105220307, translating to MAAFQFSTFNLQVAQDYFAHLNPLAQRISADINATKSTYGQLWNTLKANQQNEIINETLIKPEIILNYFGNMSSSSSSLSSNSSSSSASSANISTTSAEHILQGSPKSREQNYSPNANNSITTNLLTDNIFKQTQNLLSNTLASRSKTTIQSHQLGKLKPPSSPPPPPPITTKTYTKAEKHTKLGSQKALHNDEKTYYFYDGNNLHTYAAQKVALKMIYDDVLGAYRDEHSQPFSYRTKSQIDLQQQYYETDLSDVNLNTNCDIILLTSKEPCNVNLAENATLTKNYEQLQKELKSTLNNHLETIRKNESSDLNQKSGYDMSSKVPTNNCGANKRVLPKTQEVAKIPPALATQAHTSRATNKCESKSKKYFRENSEKHTTEGGLLVDLNTSKQTNFNYAVYTDVYFEQGESATLMHNCSNSGILTASSNSSTTTSDDDERNNYEYDDDDDEKTLCEDIRLLEHDLNLRRGFDFLNNW from the coding sequence ATGGCCGCTTTCCAGTTTAGCACGTTTAATCTTCAAGTGGCACAAGATTATTTTGCTCATTTAAATCCACTAGCCCAACGCATTTCAGCTGATATAAACGCAACCAAATCAACCTATGGCCAGCTTTGGAAtactttaaaagcaaatcaacagAACGAAATCATCAATGAAACGCTGATAAAACcggaaataattttgaattattttggaAACATGTCTTCGTCGTCGTCATCATTATCTTCAAATTCATCTTCGTCCAGCGCTTCTTCTGCTAATATAAGTACTACAAGTGCCGAGCATATTTTGCAGGGGTCACCGAAATCCAGAGAACAAAATTATTCTCCCAATGCCAATAATagtataacaacaaatttactgacagataatatttttaaacagacGCAAAACCTATTGTCAAATACATTGGCTTCACGCTCTAAAACTACCATACAATCACATCAACTTGGAAAATTGAAACCACCATCGTCGCCACCGCCACCTCCTcctattacaacaaaaacatataccaAAGCTGAAAAACATACCAAATTGGGATCGCAAAAGGCATTACATAACGACGAGAAAACGTATTATTTTTATGACGGGAATAACCTTCATACATACGCCGCCCAGAAAGTGGCACTAAAAATGATTTATGATGATGTTTTGGGCGCATACCGCGATGAGCATTCGCAACCGTTCAGTTATCGCACAAAGTCTCAGATTGATCTGCAACAGCAGTATTATGAAACCGATTTGAGTGATGTAAACCTGAACACTAACTGTGATATTATACTCCTCACCTCAAAAGAACCATGCAATGTAAATTTGGCTGAAAATGCTACTCTCACTAAAAACTATGAGCAGCTACAGAAGGAGTTAAAGAGCACTTTAAACAATCATTTGGAGACGATACGAAAAAACGAATCAAGTGACTTAAACCAGAAGAGTGGCTATGATATGAGTAGCAAAGTCCCCACCAATAATTGCGGTGCAAATAAGCGCGTATTACCTAAAACACAAGAGGTAGCAAAGATTCCACCTGCTTTAGCAACACAAGCTCATACATCGCGTGCTACGAATAAGTGTGAAAGTAagtcaaagaaatattttagggAAAATAGTGAAAAGCATACAACCGAAGGTGGATTACTAGTGGACTTAAACACATCTAAACAAACAAACTTCAATTATGCCGTCTACACAGATGTCTACTTTGAACAAGGTGAGTCAGCAACACTTATGCACAATTGCAGCAACAGCGGCATACTGACGGCATCCTCGAACTCATCAACAACTACATCCGATGACGACGAACGTAACAATTACGAATACGATGACGACGATGATGAAAAAACGTTGTGTGAAGATATACGACTTTTAGAGCACGATCTAAATCTACGTCGAGGATTCGATTTTCTGAATAATTGGTAA
- the LOC105220306 gene encoding mucin-2, with amino-acid sequence MLYWRLYVGVLQFAVFTDLLSTAIHAYSDETEDSVLFSLGPRSVRQVSPGYGNINKIDVKCDTSDGMQVTIDFADNFNGIIYSQGYYNDPKCRYVTAGRNEQHFTLHVPYDGCGSKPSCAACASYDNILIIQNDESVQSAWDTGRKITCSRNNEQEKTVFFQPFVVDMLEVISVNTAEGPVECWMELGIGVPPKLTPISGAIKLGTDISFTINIKHMTKKWDINILQCYAYDDADFNARSTNKLQLSNENGCSTKKNIFGEWTKLEKHTESTTVYYNTLKAFKFPDRSQVFLKCDIELCSEYCEKNLICINEIETPGRTTIKSASITPHKNTKPTRPTTIGNEIVFTLQTSKTQCYPGSADPLCVQAVVTTPSSHCYQGSKDPGCAENQISTTRAPQATPITQKPPISEAPKCYPGSSDPKCIPSTYLPPTTTQSFPITTSATDCYVGSKDPRCRHTTRPNNKPTTFGTKKLITTETFKPRCYVGSTDPACSTVPVPTPPNFCYPGSKDPSCSQVKTTVPNTSPTIRTTQKPNCYPRSNDPECLNCFPGSSDPRCPKVSTTSKPGCYPGSTDPKCLPATYLPPTTSPRLPHITTRLDCFEGSTNPRCATYTKPATQVIITPTKSPCYPGSTEHNCQQVSPTTIKPLCYPGSTDPQCYQGISTTLKPKLPPISAAPKCYPGSSDPNCLPSTYLPPTTTYSFPITTSVTDCYVGSKDPRCRQTTRPTKPTTFGTKKVITTETFKPKCYVGSADPACSTVTVPTAPNLCYPGSKDPSCTQVKTTTPRTLQTIRTTQKPRCYPGTNDPECLNCFLGSPDPRCPKVSTTSKPGCYPGSTDPKCQPATYLPPTTSPRPPPITTRLNCFEGSTNPRCSTYKKPTTQLIITPTKSPCYPGSTDPNCQQVPPTTIKIRCYPGSTDLQCTQGITTTSKPKLPRISAAPKCYPWSSDPKCIPSTYLPPTTTYSVPITTAATYCYVGSKDPRCRQTTKPTKPTTFGTKKVITTETFKPKCYVGSTDPTCSTVPVPSALNLCYTGSKDPSCSQVKTTTPRTPQTIRTTQKPRCYPGSNDPECLNCFPGSPDPRCPKVSTTSKPGCYPGSTDPKCQPATYLPPTTSPRPPPITTRLNCFEGSTNPRCSTYKKPTTQVIITPTKSPCYSGSTDPNCRQVLPTTIETRCYPGSTDPQCTHGITTTLKPKLPPISETPKCYPESSDPKCIPSTYLPPTTTQSVPITTSVTDCYVGSKDPRCRQTIRPPKPTTFGTKKVITTETFKPKCHIGSADPTCSTVPVPIAPNLCYPGSKDPSCSQVKTTTSRTPQTIRTTQKPRCYPGSNDPECLNCFPGSPDPRCPKVSTTSKPGCYPGSTDPKCQPATYLPPTTSPRSPPITTRLNCFEGSTDPRCSTYTKPTTQVIITPTKSPCYPGSTEHNCQQVSPTTIKTLCYPGSTDPQCSQGITTTLKPKLPPISAAPKCYPGSSEPKCLPSTYLPPTTTYSVPITTSVTDCYVGSKDPRCRQTTRPTEPITFGTKKVITTETFKPKCYVGSSDPACSTVPVPTAPNLCNPRSKDPSCSQVKTTTPRTPQTIRTTQKPRCYPGANDPECLNCFLGSPDPRCPKVSTTSKPGCYPGSTDPKCQPATYLPPTTSPRSPPITTRLNCFEGSTDPRCSTYTKPTTQVIITPTKSPCYPGSTDPNCRQVLPTTIETRCYPGSIDPQCAQGITTPLKPKLPQISETPKCYTGSSDPKCIPSTYLPPTTTQRVPITTFATDCYVGSQDPRCRQTIRPTKPTTFGTKKVITTETFKPKCYVGSTDPACSTVPVPTTPNLCYPGSKDPSCSQVKTTTPRSPQTIRTTQKPRCYPGSNDPECLNCFLGSPDPRCPKVSTTSKPGCYPGSTDPKCQPATYLPPTTSSRRTTKPNTLLTKTPTITRERISSTTARSCYPGSINPQCPRTGYVGTSRIPATYLPPLSEPGYDRSIRTPKKTLFDEINRLALYSNNVFDVNEAEDSDSKRTRRDLTESLAEVSEAAELDNVALIKWCGN; translated from the exons atgttaTATTGGCGCTTATACGTCGGCGTATTGCAGTTTGCAGTTTTTACT GATCTGTTGTCTACTGCAATACATGCGTACAGTGATGAAACCGAAGATAGTGTACTGTTTTCACTTGGCCCACGATCGGTCCGACAGGTTTCACCTGGCTATGGCAATATCAATAAGATCGACGTTAAATGTGACACCTCAGATGGAATGCAGGTGACAATAGATTTTGCCGACAATTTTAATGGAATAATTTATAGTCAAGGCTACTACAACGACCCAAAATGTCG GTATGTAACTGCTGGAAGGAATGAACAACATTTCACCTTACACGTTCCTTATGATGGTTGTGGCAGTAAGCCTTCTTGTGCGGCCTGTGCGTCTTATGACAACATTTTGATCATACAAAATGATGAAAGCGTTCAAAGTGCTTGGGATACTGGCAGAAAAATTACTTGTAGTCGAAACAATGAGCAAGAAaagaccgtattttttcaaccCTTTGTCGTTGATATGCTGGAGGTAATATCCGTGAATACCGCAGAAGGTCCGGTCGAATGTTGGATGGAACTCGGTATAGGTGTGCCACCAAAACTGACCCCAATCAGTGGGGCAATTAAACTTGGCACTGATATTTCATTTACCATTAATATTAAACATATGACGAAAAAGTGGGACATTAATATTCTGCAATGCTACGCCTACGATGATGCAGATTTCAATGCAAGGTCAACAAACAAGCTTCAATTATCTAATGAAAATGGTTGTTCAACGAAGAAAAACATCTTTGGTGAATGGACTAAATTGGAAAAACATACAGAATCCACCACAGTGTATTACAACACATTAAAAGCCTTCAAATTTCCCGATCGCTCGCAAGTATTTTTGAAATGCGACATTGAATTATGCAGTgaatattgtgaaaaaaatttaatatgcatAAACGAGATTGAAACTCCAGGAAGAACTACAATCAAATCTGCGTCGATCACTCCACATAAAAATACGAAACCCACTAGACCAACCACCATTGGTAACGAAATAGTGTTTACTCTTCAAACATCGAAAACACAATGCTATCCAGGTTCAGCTGACCCCTTATGCGTACAAGCCGTGGTAACTACTCCATCGAGTCACTGTTATCAAGGTTCCAAAGACCCAGGATGTGCGGAGAACCAAATCTCAACAACGAGAGCTCCACAAGCAACTCCAATTACTCAAAAACCACCAATATCTGAAGCACCCAAATGCTATCCTGGGTCTTCAGATCCGAAATGCATACCAAGTACTTATCTCCCtcctacaacaacacaaagtttTCCAATCACAACATCCGCTACAGATTGCTATGTCGGCTCAAAAGATCCACGATGTAGGCATACAACTAGACCCAATAATAAACCAACCACATTTGGAACTAAAAAACTGATAACTACTGAAACATTCAAACCTAGATGTTACGTAGGTTCAACAGATCCTGCCTGCTCAACTGTTCCAGTTCCTACACCGCCAAACTTTTGCTATCCAGGGTCAAAAGATCCATCGTGTTCACAAGTTAAAACGACAGTTCCAAACACTTCTCCAACGATTCGTACAACGCAAAAACCTAATTGCTATCCCAGATCAAATGATCCAGAATGCCTTAACTGCTTCCCAGGTTCATCTGATCCAAGATGTCCTAAAGTTTCAACAACTTCTAAACCTGGTTGTTATCCAGGTTCAACTGATCCTAAATGTCTACCTGCGACATATCTTCCTCCAACAACATCGCCTAGACTGCCACATATTACAACTAGGCTTGATTGCTTCGAAGGTTCTACAAATCCACGGTGCGCAACTTATACAAAACCAGCAACTCAGGTGATCATTACACCTACAAAGTCACCTTGTTACCCTGGTTCAACTGAACACAATTGCCAACAAGTTTCGCCAACAACAATTAAACCTCTCTGTTACCCAGGATCCACAGATCCTCAATGTTATCAAGGAATTTCAACCACTTTGAAACCAAAATTACCACCAATATCAGCTGCACCAAAATGCTATCCGGGATCTTCAGATCCGAATTGCTTACCAAGTACTTATCTTCCTCCTACAACAACATATAGTTTTCCAATCACAACATCCGTTACAGATTGCTATGTCGGCTCGAAAGATCCACGATGTAGGCAAACTACTAGACCCACTAAACCAACCACATTTGGAACTAAAAAAGTGATAACTACTGAAACATTCAAACCAAAATGTTACGTAGGTTCTGCAGATCCTGCCTGCTCAACAGTTACAGTTCCTACAGCGCCAAACCTTTGCTATCCAGGGTCAAAAGATCCATCGTGTACACAGGTTAAAACGACAACTCCAAGAACCCTTCAAACGATTCGTACAACGCAAAAACCTAGATGTTACCCCGGCACAAATGATCCAGAATGCCTTAACTGTTTCTTAGGTTCACCTGATCCAAGATGTCCTAAAGTTTCAACAACTTCTAAACCTGGTTGTTATCCAGGTTCAACTGATCCAAAGTGTCAACCAGCCACATATCTTCCTCCAACAACATCACCTAGACCGCCACCAATTACAACTCGACTTAATTGTTTCGAAGGTTCTACAAATCCTCGGTGCTCAACttataaaaaaccaacaactcAGCTGATCATTACACCTACAAAGTCACCTTGTTACCCTGGTTCAACTGATCCCAATTGCCAACAAGTTCcgccaacaacaattaaaattcgCTGCTACCCAGGATCCACAGATCTACAATGTACACAAGGAATTACAACCACGTCGAAACCAAAATTACCAAGAATATCAGCTGCACCAAAATGCTATCCGTGGTCTTCAGATCCGAAATGCATACCAAGTACTTATCTTCCTCCTACAACAACATATAGTGTTCCAATCACAACAGCCGCTACATATTGCTATGTCGGCTCGAAAGATCCACGATGTAGGCAAACTACTAAACCCACTAAACCAACCACATTTGGAACTAAAAAAGTGATAACTACTGAAACATTCAAACCAAAATGTTACGTAGGTTCTACAGATCCTACCTGCTCAACAGTTCCAGTTCCTTCAGCGCTAAACCTTTGCTATACAGGGTCAAAAGATCCATCGTGTTCACAAGTTAAAACGACTACTCCAAGAACCCCTCAAACGATTCGTACAACGCAAAAACCTAGATGTTACCCAGGATCAAATGATCCAGAATGTCTTAACTGTTTCCCAGGTTCACCTGATCCAAGATGTCCTAAAGTTTCAACAACTTCTAAACCTGGTTGTTATCCAGGATCAACTGATCCAAAGTGTCAACCTGCGACATATCTTCCTCCAACAACATCACCTAGACCGCCACCAATTACAACTCGACTTAATTGTTTCGAAGGTTCTACAAATCCTCGGTGCTCAACttataaaaaaccaacaactcAGGTGATCATTACACCTACAAAGTCACCTTGTTACTCTGGTTCAACTGATCCCAATTGCCGACAAGTTCTGCCAACAACAATTGAAACTCGCTGCTACCCAGGATCCACAGATCCACAATGTACACATGGAATTACAACCACGTTGAAACCAAAATTACCACCAATATCAGAAACACCAAAATGCTATCCAGAGTCTTCAGATCCGAAATGCATACCAAGCACTTATCTTCCtcctacaacaacacaaagtgtTCCAATCACAACATCCGTTACAGATTGCTATGTCGGCTCGAAAGATCCACGATGTAGGCAAACTATTAGACCCCCTAAACCAACCACATTTGGAACTAAAAAAGTGATAACTACTGAAACATTCAAACCAAAATGTCACATAGGTTCTGCAGATCCTACCTGTTCAACAGTTCCAGTTCCTATAGCGCCAAACCTTTGCTATCCTGGGTCAAAAGATCCATCGTGTTCACAGGTTAAAACGACAACTTCAAGAACCCCTCAAACGATTCGTACAACGCAAAAACCTAGATGTTACCCCGGATCGAATGATCCAGAATGTCTTAACTGTTTCCCAGGTTCACCTGATCCAAGATGTCCTAAAGTTTCAACAACTTCTAAACCTGGTTGTTATCCAGGATCAACTGATCCAAAGTGTCAACCTGCGACATATCTTCCTCCAACAACATCACCTAGATCGCCGCCCATTACAACTCGACTTAATTGCTTCGAAGGTTCTACAGATCCACGGTGTTCAACTTACACAAAACCAACAACTCAGGTGATCATTACACCTACAAAGTCACCTTGTTACCCTGGTTCAACTGAACACAATTGCCAACAAGTTTcgccaacaacaattaaaactcTCTGTTACCCAGGATCCACAGATCCTCAATGTTCTCAAGGAATTACAACCACGTTGAAGCCAAAATTACCACCAATATCAGCAGCACCAAAATGCTATCCGGGGTCTTCAGAACCGAAATGCTTACCAAGTACTTATCTTCCTCCTACAACAACATATAGTGTTCCAATCACAACATCCGTTACAGATTGCTATGTCGGCTCGAAAGATCCACGGTGTAGGCAAACTACTAGACCCACTGAACCAATCACATTTGGAACTAAAAAGGTGATAACTACTGAAACATTCAAACCAAAATGTTACGTAGGTTCTTCAGATCCTGCCTGCTCAACAGTTCCAGTTCCTACAGCGCCAAACCTTTGCAATCCAAGGTCAAAAGATCCATCGTGTTCACAGGTTAAAACGACTACTCCAAGAACCCCTCAAACGATTCGAACAACGCAAAAACCAAGATGTTACCCCGGAGCAAATGATCCAGAATGTCTTAACTGTTTTCTAGGTTCACCTGATCCAAGATGTCCTAAAGTTTCAACAACTTCTAAACCTGGTTGTTATCCAGGATCAACTGATCCAAAGTGTCAACCTGCGACATATCTTCCTCCAACAACATCACCTAGATCGCCGCCCATTACAACTCGACTTAATTGCTTCGAAGGTTCTACAGATCCACGGTGTTCAACTTACACAAAACCAACAACTCAGGTGATCATTACACCTACAAAGTCACCTTGTTACCCTGGTTCAACTGATCCCAATTGCCGACAAGTTCTGCCAACAACAATTGAAACTCGCTGCTACCCAGGATCCATAGATCCACAATGTGCACAAGGAATTACAACCCCGTTGAaaccaaaattaccacaaataTCAgaaacaccgaaatgctatacAGGGTCTTCAGATCCGAAATGCATACCAAGTACTTATCTTCCtcctacaacaacacaaagggTTCCAATCACAACATTCGCTACAGATTGCTATGTCGGCTCGCAAGATCCACGATGTAGGCAAACTATTAGACCCACTAAACCAACCACATTTGGAACTAAAAAAGTGATAACTACTGAAACATTCAAACCAAAATGTTACGTAGGTTCTACAGATCCTGCCTGCTCAACAGTTCCAGTTCCTACAACGCCAAACCTTTGCTATCCAGGGTCAAAAGATCCATCGTGTTCACAGGTTAAAACGACAACTCCAAGAAGCCCTCAAACGATTCGTACAACGCAAAAACCTAGATGTTACCCCGGATCAAATGATCCAGAATGTCTTAACTGTTTCCTAGGTTCACCTGATCCAAGATGTCCTAAAGTTTCAACAACTTCTAAACCTGGTTGTTATCCAGGTTCAACTGATCCTAAGTGTCAACCCGCAACATACCTTCCTCCCACAACTTCAAGTAGACGGACAACTAAGCCAAACACTTTACTGACTAAAACACCAACAATAACTAGGGAAAGAATAAGTTCTACTACTGCGAGATCTTGCTATCCCGGTTCCATTAATCCACAGTGTCCACGAACAGGTTATGTTGGTACAAGTAGAATTCCAGCTACATACTTACCACCACTTAGTGAACCGGGCTATGATCGTTCTATAAGGACGCCGAAAAAAACACTATTCGATGAAATCAACAGATTGGCTCTATATAgcaataacgtttttgatgtaaATGAAGCGGAAGATAGTGACAGTAAGCGCACTCGTCGAGATCTTACTGAATCACTGGCTGAAGTTAGTGAAGCTGCCGAGTTAGACAACGTGGCGTTAATCAAATGGTGTGGTAACTAA